In Pseudomonas sp. P5_109, the genomic window CATTACCCTGATCGGTTTCCTGATCGCCATCGTGCTGGGGCTGTTCCTCGCCATCGGCCGGCGCAGCCGCCTGTACTGGCTGTCGTGGCCGATCGCCGGGATGATCGAATTCATCCGCAGCACACCGCTGCTGATCCAGGTGTATTTCCTCTACTACGTGCTGCCCAACTACGGCGTCAGCATGACGGCCATGCAAGTGGGGATCATCGGCATCGGCGTGCACTACGCCTGCTACATCGCCGAGGTCTATCGCGGCGGGCTCGATGCCGTGCCGCGGGCGCAGTGGGAAGCGGTGACCGCGCTGAACATCGCACCGTACAGCGCCTACCGCAACATCATCCTGCCCCAGGCCTTGCGGCCGATCCTGCCGCCGCTGGGCAACTACCTGGTGGCAATGCTCAAGGACACGCCAGTGCTGTCGGCCATCACCGTGGTTGAAATCATGCAGCAGGCCAAGAACATCGGCTCCGAGAACTTCCGTTACCTGGAGCCGATCACCATGGTCGGTCTGTTTTTCCTCGCCCTGAGCATCGCCCTGGCTTATCTGGTACGGCGCCTCGAACTGCGCCTGGAGCTACGCTAATGACTTCTCCACTCTCGACCTCCAACGACCTTTCCCGGCGCGGCAACCTGACGCCGCTGCATCCGCAAGAGGCCACGGCCATGCATCAACCGAAAGCGCTCAAGCCGATTGTCAGCTTCCAGGACGTCACCAAAAGCTACGGCAATTTCACAGTGCTCGACCATTTGAACCTGGACGTCACACCCGGCGAAAAAGTCGCGATCATCGGCCCCAGCGGCTCGGGGAAATCCACGCTGTTGCGGGTATTGATGACCCTGGAAGGCATTGACGACGGTCTGATCCGCATCGAAGACGATTTGCTGACACACATGCCCAATCGCAATGGCGTGCTAGTGCCGGCCAATGATCGGCATATCCGCCGTGTGCGCGGCAAGATCGGCATGGTGTTCCAGAGCTTCAACCTGTTCCCGCACATGACGGCGTTGCAGAACGTCATCGAGGCGCCGGTGCAAGTGCTGGGCATGAAAGCCGCCGAAGCACGGGAACGCGCAGCGGATCTGCTGGAGCTGGTAGGACTGGGCAGCAAGCTGGGGCACTACCCTTCGCAGCTTTCCGGTGGCCAGCAGCAACGGGTGGCGATCGCTCGCGCATTGGCCATGCGGCCGAAAGTCATGCTGTTCGACGAAGTGACTTCAGCACTCGATCCGGAGCTGTGCGGCGAAGTACTCAACGTGATCCGCAAGCTCGGTGCCGAACACAACCTGACGATGCTGATGGTCACCCACCAGATGGGGTTCGCCCGGGAGTTCGCTGACCGTGTGTGCTTCTTCTACAAGGGCCAGATCCACGAGCAGGGCACACCGGCACAGATCTTCGAACACCCGCAACAGGAACGTACGTGTGCGTTTCTCAGTGCGGTGAAAGAAGCCAACTAAAAAAGCAGCACATGCAAATGTGGGAGCGGGCTTGCTCGCGAAGGCGGTGTATCAGGCAACTGTAATGTCGACTGATATTCCCTCTTCGCGAGCAAGTCGAATCGTCGCACCGCCGCTCCCACAGTTTGTTTTGCGGTGTTATGGATATTGCTGAACGTTACCTTGCTGCTGACCACCATACTGCTGGCCCGGAATCGCCTTGAGGTTGACCTCTACACGGCGGTTCTGCGCCCGGCCATTGACGTCAGCGTTGCTGGCAACCGGGCCATCCGGGCCGGCACCGCGAGCGCTCAGGTTGGCACCGCTGACACCTTGCGAGGTCAGGTAGGTTGCCACGCTCTGGGCACGGCGCTGGGACAGGTCCATGTTGTGCTGGCGGCTGCCGGTGCTGTCGGTATAGCCGACGATCTCGATCTGGTTCTGGTTGAACTCTTTCAGCGAGCCCGCCAGGTTGTTCAGCGGCTGATAGAAACTTGGGGCAATGTTCGCCGAATCGGTAGCGAACGTGATGTTGCCCGGCATGATCAGCTTGATCTGGTCGCCCTGGCGCTGCACTTCAACACCCGTGTTGGCCATGCTGGCACGCAGCTTTTTCTCTTGCTGATCGGCGTAGTAGCCGTAACCGGCCGCGGAAGCACCGACCACCGCCGCACCGATCAGCGCGCCCTTGCCACGGTTATCGTGGTTGATGGCAGCACCGGCCAGCGCGCCGGCCAGAGCGCCGAGACCACCGTATTTCGCGGTCTTGCTCATGCCTTCGGAGCCGCTATCCGCCTGCCCCTGAGCCTGGCCTTGAGCGCCGTAAGGGTTAGGCGCGGCACAACCGGACAAAACGGCCACAGCCGTAGCGAGAATAATCAAACGACGCGTGGTGAACATGTAGAGCTCCTACTTT contains:
- the ehuA gene encoding ectoine/hydroxyectoine ABC transporter ATP-binding protein EhuA; protein product: MTSPLSTSNDLSRRGNLTPLHPQEATAMHQPKALKPIVSFQDVTKSYGNFTVLDHLNLDVTPGEKVAIIGPSGSGKSTLLRVLMTLEGIDDGLIRIEDDLLTHMPNRNGVLVPANDRHIRRVRGKIGMVFQSFNLFPHMTALQNVIEAPVQVLGMKAAEARERAADLLELVGLGSKLGHYPSQLSGGQQQRVAIARALAMRPKVMLFDEVTSALDPELCGEVLNVIRKLGAEHNLTMLMVTHQMGFAREFADRVCFFYKGQIHEQGTPAQIFEHPQQERTCAFLSAVKEAN
- a CDS encoding OmpA family protein, coding for MFTTRRLIILATAVAVLSGCAAPNPYGAQGQAQGQADSGSEGMSKTAKYGGLGALAGALAGAAINHDNRGKGALIGAAVVGASAAGYGYYADQQEKKLRASMANTGVEVQRQGDQIKLIMPGNITFATDSANIAPSFYQPLNNLAGSLKEFNQNQIEIVGYTDSTGSRQHNMDLSQRRAQSVATYLTSQGVSGANLSARGAGPDGPVASNADVNGRAQNRRVEVNLKAIPGQQYGGQQQGNVQQYP
- the ehuD gene encoding ectoine/hydroxyectoine ABC transporter permease subunit EhuD, with the translated sequence MTLFDWTYAWQILPDLLRASLNTVGITLIGFLIAIVLGLFLAIGRRSRLYWLSWPIAGMIEFIRSTPLLIQVYFLYYVLPNYGVSMTAMQVGIIGIGVHYACYIAEVYRGGLDAVPRAQWEAVTALNIAPYSAYRNIILPQALRPILPPLGNYLVAMLKDTPVLSAITVVEIMQQAKNIGSENFRYLEPITMVGLFFLALSIALAYLVRRLELRLELR